Part of the Paenibacillus sp. FSL R7-0273 genome is shown below.
TTGTACATCTTTTTCAATCACCGACATGCTAAATCCCTCCATTTATATATTTATTATATTTGTAGAGATCGCGGGCTTGAAGGTTGATCCCGTGTCTCGTGATCCCAAAGATATGGTTGTTATAAAATTCACAATCACACTTTCATATCTCGGGCTCGTTGTTTATATAAACATTTTAGTTTATTTTCTGAAAAAGGACTGTGACAAATATCACCTTTCCGGTGATATTTGTCACTACCATCCAGTCCCATATTAACCTTTAAACTTATCTTTTACCGGGCAATCACCAATTAAACGTCAAATCTTCCGTAGAAAGCGTTGCGGTATACATCAGCCAGCTCACTTACCAGCGGCAATTTAGGGTTAGCTGTTGTACATTGGTCTTCAAATGCACGGTCAGCCAGGTAATCTACACGGGATTCGAAATCCTTAGGATCAAAGCCCAGGGCAGAGAATGATTCTTCGATGCCGAGCTTCTTGTTCATGTCGCGGATCGCGTTGATCAGGCTTGTTACGCCCTCTTCAGTAGTACGGGCCGGCAATCCCAGAATGCGAGCAATTTCGGCATAACGCTCATCAGCTACAAAGTGCGAATATTTAGGGAACGAAGCGAACTTCGTAGGCTTCTTGGCATTGTAACGGATAACGTGCGGCATCAGGATCGCATTGGTGCGGCCGTGTGCGGTGTGGTACTGTCCGCCCCATTTGTGCGCCAAGCTGTGGTTAATGCCCAGGAATGCGTTAGCAAACGCCATACCTGCAAGTGTCGATGCGTTGTGCATTTTCTCACGGGCAACCTTATCTGCCTGCAATGCGGATTTTTCCAGGTACTGGAATACCAGCTGAATCGCTTTGATTGCCAGACCGTCGGAGTAGTCGCTTGCCATTACAGATACATAAGCTTCAATAGCGTGAGTCAGTACGTCCATACCTGTATCAGCAACTGCAGTTCTTGGCAGGCTGTATACAAACTCCGGATCAATGATCGCTACGTCTGGAGTCAGCTCATAATCAGCCAGCGGATACTTGGTGTTGTTGCCGGCAGTTTTATCAGTGATAACTGCGAACGAGGTTACTTCTGAACCGGTACCCGAAGTAGTCGGAATGGCAACGAATTTCGCCTTTTGACCCAGGGTAGGATATTTGTATACGCGTTTGCGGATATCCATGAATTTCTGTTTCAGGTTGTTGAAGTCTACATCCGGGTGTTCGTAGAACAGCCACATGCCTTTGGCAGCATCCATCGGAGAACCGCCGCCGAGTGCGATGATGCAGTCCGGCTGGAATCTGTTCATCATTGCTGTACCTTTTTCAACGGTAGTTGTCGATGGATCCGGCTCAACTTCCGAGAACACTTCAATCGCTACAGGAGTCTGGCGCTGGCGCAGGTAGTGCTCAACTCTTTCCACGTAACCCAGTTTAACCATCATAGGGTCAGTAATGATTGCTACACGAGTAATGTTAGGCATTTTAGCCAGGTATTGTGTGGATCCTTTTTCAAAGTAGATCTTGTCAGGTACTTTAAACCATTGCATATTCACGGTACGACGGTTCACCCTTTTCACGTTGATCAGATTGATGGCAGTAACGTTTTGCGACACCGAGTTGCGGCCGTATGATCCGCAGCCCAGGGTGAGCGAAGGGATATTTGTATTGTAGATGTCCCCGATGGCGCCGTGTGTCGAAGGCGAATTCACCAGAATACGTCCTGTCTGCAGGCGGTGCGAGAACTTCATGATTACTTCTTCATTATTCGAGTGGATCGCCGAGCTGTGGCCCATGCCGCCGAATTCAACAATTTCTGCAGCGCGCTCGATACCCTGATCAGCGTTCTTCACTTTGTAGCAAGCCAGAACCGGGCTCAGCTTCTCAGCGGACAGCGGATATTTAGTGCCTACGCCTTCGATTTCAGCAACCAGAATCTTCGTGCCGGCCGGAACCTGAATTCCGCACATTTCAGCGATCTTCACAGCGGATTGGCCTACGATTGCCGGGTTAACTGCGCACTTTTCTACATTCATTGCACCGTTAGTCAGCTTGGCAGCTTCATCTTTGTTGACGAAGTAGCAGCCGTTCGCAATCATCTTTTTCTTCACTTGGTCAAAAATAGCTTCTTCAATAATAACAGCCTGCTCGGAAGCGCAAATCATACCGTTATCGAATGTTTTGGAAAGGATAATATCTGTTACAGCCTGGTCAATGTCAGCACTTTTCTCAATGAAGGCAGGTACGTTACCAGGGCCTACGCCGAGAGCCGGCTTGCCGCAGCTGTAAGCTGCTTTAACCATTGCGGATCCGCCTGTTGCCAGGATCAGTGCAACGTCAGGGTTGTTCATCAGTGCATTTGTCTTATCCATGGTAGGAAGCTCGATCCATTGGATGAAGTTCTCAGGCGCGCCGGCCTTTACGCCTGCATCATGAAGAATTTTGGCTGCTGCGGCGCTACACTCTTGCGCTGAAGGGTGGAAACCGAATATAATAGGGTTACGTGTCTTAGCGGAAATCAGAGCTTTAAACATCGTGGTGGATGTTGGGTTGGTTACCGGTGTGATACCCATTACAATTCCGACTGGTTCGGCAATTTTCTGGAAATTCTCGTAGGCGTTATCCTCAATAACTCCTACGGTTTTGTCATACTTAATTCCGTGCCAGATATATTCTGTTGAGAAGATGTTCTTCGTAATTTTGTCTTCGTATACTCCGCGGCCTGTTTCTTCGACAGCAAGTTTCGCCAGGTACATATGTTTGTCGAGACCTGCCAATGCCATTGCATGAACGATTGTGTTAACCTGCTCCTGATCCAGTTCCATGAACGCATCCAGGGCTTTCTTTGCTTTATCCACCAAAGTCTGAATGTATTCTTCAGCGGTGGTTTGTTTCACTTGGGCGGCGACTTCGTTCTTAACTGCCATCTCCCTCGTCCTCCTGTCAATTTTTAGGTTGTTTTTCTCTACACATTTATCTTAACACATCATTTCCGTCTTGTATAGTGAATTCTTTCACAAAGTATAAAGTTTTTTTGATTTGTTTTCAAAGCGCTTACATTCAATCATATTCAGGTTTATTACCCATTTTTTATGTATTTTACTTGGTTATATTTAACTGAGGAGGCTATTCATGCCCGGACTGCAGTCCTTTCACATGTTTTGGGCGATCATACCTTGTCACATTTTGTCCTGATTTGACATTGCAAAGAAAAAGACCGGCTGTCCTCCAGGATCGGAGGCTTTGCCGGTCTTTTGTCTGCACTAACCCACTATCTGTCTGCTACTCAACTGTAATAGTATCGAAGAATTGCTCCTGTACCGTTTTGGCTGCGGCATCGAGCTGGGCTTTGGAGTCCGTTCCTTTTTTGGAGAACAGCTCCTGGATCACGTTGGACATCGTTGCATAGTAGTCCTGGGTGTTGTACTGGGCTTCCGGCTTACCGTCAAGCAGTGCCATAATCTCCGGATTGTATTGATATACAATGTCTGAATATTTGTCGTAAACAGCTTTGGTTTTCTTGCCGAACTCAGAATCAGCAGCATAGTAGTCCAGAAGCGGCGGGATAAAATATTTGCCGTCTGCCTTGCGCTGCTGCAGAATTGCATCAAGCGCCTCCAGGCCCTTATCTGAGAAATAATCGAACGTGATGTAACGGAACGCCATTTCCTGCTCATCCTTGGAGGCGTTCGGATTGATTACGAGATAATCCCCGCCGAGTACACCGGTGTGCTTGCCGCCCTTTTCAGCCGCAGGCATCGGATAGGTCAGCACATCCGCCGGCTTGAGTCCGCCCTGGTTCAGCGCCTGCTCGATTACACCGTCAGAGCCGGCCATAACCATCGCTGTACGTCCCTGCTGAAATGCGCCGACCGCATCGCCCCAGCCGAGTGCCCAGTCCTGCGGAATGGCTTCCGCTTCCCATCTCAGCTTTTTGTAGAAATCCAGCGCCTTAACACCGGCTTCAGAATTGAAGGTAGCTACAACCTTGCCGCCCTCCACGTTCTGAATCTCCCCGCCTGCTTCAAACAGGAAGTTAGTCCAGTTCCAGCCCGCTTCGTTGCCTTTACCCATTGGTGCAATGCCGGAAATACCTTTTTTGGCATCGGCTACACCCTTGGCGGTATTCAGCATGTCATCCCAGGTCCAGTCCATCGGAGGAACGGTTACACCTTTATCATCCAGCATTTTTTTATTGATCATGGTAGTGGTGACATAGCCCTTTTGGGTTACACCGTACATTTTGCCGTCAATCAGGAACTGGTTCTGCAGCACCGGATTGATCTGCTCCTTGTACTCATAGGCGTTCCACAGCTCGGTGATGTCGGCCGCCCAGCCTTTTTCCACCAGGAATTTGGCTTCCGTCGCATACGTGTTGAAGAAGGTCGGCGCCTCATTGGCTGCCATTTTGATGCCGATTTCGCTGACACTGTACTGCCAGTCGTCCTTGATGATCTCTACATTCGGATATTCAGCCTGGAACCGTTTGATCCGGTCGTCTTCCTGTGCGCGCATTTCGGTCAGGTCCGGCGTCGGATAATGGATTTTGATTGTTACTTTTCTCTGGGTGATATCGTCCGCAGGCGCATCTGTCGCAGCAGTGCTGTTATCCGCAGCTGTAGCCGCCGGCGCCGGAGTCCCTTCCCCTCCTGTGTTCCCCTGGGCATTTCCGTTGTTGTTATTGTTGCCGCCGCAAGCGGATAACAACGAACCTGCCACAAGGAGACCTGCTAATACGCTGGAAAATTTACGCATTGAAACTCCCCTTTTCAATTCATAATTAGCTTACAGATTCATCTTAAAAGAGAAACCGTTTACAAACGAGGTGTATTTATATTGCTTTCATGTGCAGGTTTACGATGGTGCGCCTTCATGTTAAATGGTCCGGCGTGCCGCGCCTTAGCCTTTTACCGCCGACAAGGCCACGCCGCGCATAATAAACTTCTGGAAGATCAGGAATACAAGTATCGGCGGCAGCGACACGAGAAAGAGAATGGCAAACTTAATGTTTGTATTGAGCGCCTTGACGCTGATTACATATTTGTAGATCGAGGTCGCCAGCGTATATTTTTCCTCGGAATGCATGACCAGTGACGGCCAGAACCAGTCATTCCAGGCGGTGGAGAAAATAAAAATTGCCAGCGTAGCAAAAATCGGCACCGACAGCGGCACTGCGATCACAAAAAAGCTTCTCGGCTCCGAAGCCCCGTCGATCCGCGCCGCTTCAAAGATTTCCGGATGAATGCCGTCGAAGAAATTTTTCAGCAGCAGAAAATAAAAGGTGTTCGCTCCCGCCGGCAGCCAAAAAGCCGCATACTGGTTAAGCAGGCCCAGCTCCTTCAGATTGACGAAGTTCGGAATCATATAGCTTGTCGCCGGAATAAACAGTGTCATCAGGAAAAAGAAGTAGAACGCCTTGCGGTAAGGCACGTTCATCCGCGAAATGCTGAATGAGGCCATCCCCAGCACGACAAGCGTCATAACCATGTTGCCGGCAAAAATATAAATCGTGTTCTTGAGATACTTGAGCAGATCAATATAATTCACCGCATCCTTCAAATTGCCGAAATGCCACTCCTGCGGGAAAAAATGCGGCGGAAACGAGTTGACCTCGACATTCGATTTCAGCCCGTTGAACATTGTCATCAGAATCGGATACATCATCGTGAACACCATTACCGCAATGCACAGCACCATAATACCGTAGACAACCTTGTTGCTTGTCTTTTTCAGATCATGCTCAGACAGAATTCCTCTCTCCACGCTCTTCATCCTAATTATCCTCCTTATTCAGCCTGAACTGTAAAATGCCCAAACCGCCAAGAACGATAAACATCAGCATGCCAAGCGCCGTTGCCGTGCCGTAATCCAGTCTGGTAAAAGCATACTTCACAATCAGCAGCGCATAGGTCAGCGTTGTCTTGTTCGGCCCGCCGTCCAGCAGCGCCAGCTGGGACTGATAGCCCTGAGAGGTCGCGATGATCTGCAAAATCAGCATCAGGATGATCAGGTTGCGCAGCGACGGCAGCGTAATGTGGCGGATCCGCGCCCACACCCCGGCTCCGTCAATCTCCGCCGCTTCATACCAGTCACGCGGGATGCTGAGCACAGCCGCCAGATAGATCAGCATCCCCGAGCCGAACTGCTGCCACGTCTCCATAAAGACAAGTGAGAGCATCGACCACCTGCTGTCCGTCAGGAAAGGGATCTGATCTGCCCCCATTGTCCCAAGCAGCGCATTAACAGGACCGACAGGATCATACAGCCACCGCCACAGCCCGTAGAGGACAACCGCAGGCATGACATAAGGCAGATAAGCCGCCACCCGGACGAAGCCGCCGAACTTCCGCAGCTCAGAGATCGCAATGGCGAAGGCAATCGGTACCCAGAAGCCGACAACCAGACAAAGCAGCATGTAATATAGTGTGTTTTGGATCGCGATCAGCACATCTGGGTCTGTCAGTGCCCGCGCATAATTTTCAAATCCGACGAAGCTGTTTCCCTTAACAAAATCCACCGTATAGAAGCTGTACAGAAAGCCTTTAAAAATAGGCACCCACATAAACATGATGAAAATTACAATGGCGGGGACGAGGAACATATAGCCCCAAAAATTCTTTTTCCAGCGGTTCTGCTTATAAGGCTTGCTCTCAAGCTTGGCCGGCAGTTTGTCGTGAAGTGCAGCGGTCTGATTCATCTGGCTCCCTCTTTCCTTTTGTCTTCAAGCACTTTGGCAAAGTGCTTCCTACCTTAATTGTAGGAAAGGCGGGGGACGCTGCACATGTGTATATCTACCGAAGTCATGAGCGTTCTTACTTCTTCAGCTCGCTCGGGCTGATGCCGTAGTATTTTTTGAAAATCTTGCTGAAATGCTCCGGCGACTCATACCCGACCCGTTCAGCAATTTCGTAGCGGCGCAGATCGGTATGCTGAATCAGCTCACGGCTTTCCTCCATCCGCAGCTTAATTACATATTCCCACAGGTTGTGGCCTGTATTTTTTTTGAACAGATAGCTCAGATAATTGGGGCTAACGTGATTTTTTTTGGCTACCTCATGTATCGTTAAGCCCTTCTGGGCGTAATTTTCATCGATATACTCCTTCGCCTTCTGGACGATCAGGTTGCTGCGTGTGTGAAGCTCCTCGGCGGAGGGTTCACCTGCACCGGTATAGCTGTTCCAGTTAAAGTCCCCGTAATAGAATACGTAGTGGTCGTTGTGCTCCTTATTCCAGAGGATGGCCCGTGACGCCTGGCGGTTCAGCACCTCCATGAACGGCAATCCCTTGAGAATCTGGCTAATCCCGATGACCGCGTTCAAATGCAGAAATTTGTGGATGTTAAAATGAAGGCTGCGGCCCAGCACATCCAGCCTGCTGACCTGACCTCCTCCGGCCTCCTCGTAGCTTTTTTCGTCCCACTGGATGATTACGGTAATCTCCTCCTCCGGCGAGTAAAAGGCTGTCGAGTCCCATTCCTGATCCAGCAGCTCTTTGGCGATGTTAAGCGCGCCGTAACGCAGCAGTCCCCGGTCACGCAGACTGTAAGGAGCTCCGCTGTCTGCGCCCGGAAGCGGCAGCTTAATCTTGAGCACAGCAAAGTAAGGGCCCTGCAGCTTCAGCTCATCGAGCTTGCGCATCCGCTCTTCGGCGCCCATCACGGCGGCAGAATCAGTAAGAAGGCTGTTCAGCACCTCGCTGTAGGCCGGCAGAGGCTCTTCGAGCCGGAAGCTCTCGCCGGCTCCGGCCATGAAGCCGGCGAGCTCGGGCGAAGGACGGTCCATTTTGAGCAGCACATTCCGCACAGAATCCAGAAACTGCTCGCTGTTCAGCGGCTTGATCAGGTAATCCTTTGCCCCCAGCCTCACAGCCATCTGGGCATACTGGAACGTTTCGTGGGCCGAAATGACAATCGCCTGCACCCACGGCTTCGCCAGCTTGGCATGCTGCATCAGCTCGATGCCGCTCATCGCCCCCATCTGGATGTCGGTGACAAGCAGATCTACCTCCTCCATCCGGATGCAATCCAGTGCCTCGAAGCCGCTGCCTGCCGTATAAATATTACCGATATCCAGTCCGGAGGAAGCAAGCAGATTGCTGAGGCCTTTACAGATAAGCGGTTCATCGTCCACAACCAGAATATTGAACATTTGCGGATTCCCCCTTCTATTCTTGAACTTCTGTTTTGGGCAGCAGAACAGCCGCAACCGTTCCCCCTCCGGCACGCGGACCGTAGGTGATGCCGTAATCCGGGCCATAATGCAGCTGCACCCGCTGGTTAATATTGCGGATGCCGTAGCCGCTGGCCGGATTCGGGCTCTCATCTTTCAGTATCCGTGTAATCGCCTCATAGTCAGCCTGCTTATAGCCATTGTCTTCTATTGTAATCAGCACTCTATCCTCCATAGCGGCAGCAGTGATGATAATCTCCCCGTCCTCCTCCATATTTTTGACCCCGTGGATAATGGCGTTTTCGATCAGGGGCTGGAGGGTGATTTTGGGAATCAGATTGCTTTTGGTTTCCGCTGCAATGTTCCAGGTCACTGTGAACACGTAATCGTAGCGGTGCTGCTGCAGCTTGATATAGGCGCCGGCATGCTCCAGCTCCTCCTCCAGCGTAATCAGCTCCCGGCCGCGGCTCAGACTGATCTTCATCAGCTTGGACAGCTCCTTAATCATTTCCGCGGATTCGACGTTGCCTTCCAGCGAGCTTTTCCAATAAATACTCTCCAGGGTGTTATACAAAAGATGCGGATTGATCTGCTGATACAGCAGCTGCAGCTGTGACTCCTTCTGCTTCAGCTCCATCTGGTATTTGTACATAATCAGGCCGTTCAGCCTGCGCGCCATATCATAGGTTGAAGAGATCAGCACGCTGACCTCGTCATTGCTGCCCCGCTTCGGCGTTTCCGGCACCCGGTTGCCCGGCTCATACTTACGCACAAAAAAAGCCAGCTTCTGCAGCGGTGTCATCAGCGAACGCCAGAAATACGTAATAATGATTAAGCCGAATAAGGCGTATGCAACAGTTATGTACTGAATGACTCTTTTCATCTCGTTCTGCTGCTGGAGCAGCGCTTTTACCGGAACCTTGTAGACCAGCTTCTGCCCGAGCATATGATTATTGTTCACCACATAGATGAAGTCATCGGTAATCACGTCCACGGTTCCTTCCGGATCACCGATTTCCGCCCCGTCCGGCAGCTCAATAATCTCCCCCGTGGAGCTGGTGCTGGAGGCAAGCACCCTGTTGTTCATATCCGTCAGGTAAATTTCCCCGTCCGGCAATGAAATCGACTTCAGTGATTCGCCGATTTTGGCCTCCATTTTGGTGACCACCAGCACGCCGATTGTTCCCGCACCGAGGTATATGTTATTGACTGCCCTTACATAGGTAAGCGTCTTCAGATCCTCAGCCTGCGGACTGAGCCGGTCCATGAACATCAGGTAGCCCCGGCCCTTTTGCTCCACCGCCTGCCTGAACCAGAACGGCTCCTCTTCCTTGGTAAAAAAATAAACGCCCGCCTTCTTCACCTGCGGAAAATTGGGGGCGAAAAAATAATAATTGTTCGGATCATACACATACAGCGAGTAATAAATGACATCCCCGCGCTCCGCACCCTGCGAGTAGCTGCCCAGCAGCTTTTCTATCGTTTCGTAGCGCTCCACCCGCTCCATGATGGGATCAAGTCCGCTCATATTCAGCTGCTGCAGAAAAGGATTCTGGATTACCGTCGACGTTATTTTATTGACTGTATCGATGTCACGGTTGATGATCGCAAAATTCTGCTTGTTCAGCTCCACATAGGCGTTGGTGACATGGCGCTTCAGAACCTGCTCGGCCTTGTAATTGCCGTAACTATTGAGAACCAGAATGGGAGTAAGCATAATGACGAACAGCAGAATCAGCTGCTGCTTGACGTTCAGCCGGACAATCGGCTTGATCAGCGCGGACAACACCCCGGAACCACCTCCAGTTTCAATAATATAACAAATGAAGAAGCGCTTACATATGTTTATTTTAAAGTTGTTTATGTGGGATTGTATGCAATTTTTGCGGCTGGCGTTTTTTAAAAAGAAGGGGGATATAGTCGCTGCTGCGCGGAGCGTTTGGGCTTACGGCCGCTGTTGTCTGTGGATTTCTTGATTGGAAACCGCTGTCCGCGGTGGAAATCCCCAGACAAAGGCGGACGCTACGCTCCTCCAGCTCCAAACCTCCACTCCACTGCTCCATCCCTTTTAGAGAGAACGCAAAGCACAAAAGATTGCTTACGGGGTGTCGGCAGGGGGCGGGAAGGGGGATATAGTCGCTGCTGCGCGGAGCGTTTGGGCTTACGGCCGCTGTTGTCTGTGGATTTCTTGATTGGAAACCGCTGTCCGCGGTGGAAATCCCCAGACAAAGGCGGACGCTGACGCTCCTGCAGCTCCAAATTTCTGCTCCATGACTTCCAGCCTCTTCCGGAAACTGCAAAGCACAAAGATTGCTTACGGGGTGTCGGCAGGGGGGGGAGGGGATATCGTCGCTGCTGCGCGGAGCGTTTGGGCTTTCGGCCGCTGTTGTCTGTGGATTTCTTGATTAGATACCGCTGCCCGCGGTAGAAATCCACAGACAAAGGCGGACGCTGACGCTCCTGCAGCTCCAAACCTCGACTCCGCCGCTCCATCCCCTTTTTAGAGAGAACGCAAAGCACAAAAGATTGCTTACGGGGTGTCGGCAGGGGCAGACTAACAGCACAATTTGCAAATTAAGTGGAAAAACATCATCTATTTCGTCACCAAACAACGTAAAAAGCATATTAATTGGAAAAACGTTACTTAATTATGGCGATATCAGTCAATGTGAGGTTTTACAGAAAAATAGATGAACAATTTCCACCTAATCCGCTCAAATGCTGAAAAACGGACGAATTAGGTGAACAAAATCAAACTAAATCCAAAAACAAACAATCAAACAAACCAATTTCAAAAGCAAACAGGCCAGCCGGACTTCCGGCTGACCTGAATGACGATGCGGCCCATTGTGCAGAATCTGCCGGGCCAGACTGAGTGTCTTAGAGAATGTGTTAGAGAGTATGGTAAAGAGTTTGCTAGAGAGCATGGCTGACTATTTTAAATAACCTCTAGTAAACGCGATCGAGCCGTCAAAATCCACATATACACCGTGAACATTCGGCTGCTTCAGGACATCCGCTACATAATAGTACAGCGGGAGGATGACCATTTCATCGATCAGCAATTTCTCGGCCCTGGTATACAGGCGCATCCGTTCGGCGGGGTCCTGCTTTTGCCGTGCCTGCAGGATGTAGCTGTCATACAGCTTACTGCTCCAGCCGGAATCATTATCTGCGCTCCAGGATGTAAAGTATTCCAGAAACGCAGCAGGGTCATTGTAATCCGCCCGCCAGCCTGCTCTTGCCACCGTATAGTTCTGGCTGTAGCGGTTGTCCAGCAGCTCATTCCAGTTCTGAACCTCAACAGTCGCCTTGATGCCCAGGCTTTCTTTCCAGCCGGAAACGATGAGCGAGGCAATCCAATCATGATTTTGCTCCGCATTCACAATAATGCTGAATTCCGGCAAACTACTTAAGCCTTCTTCCTGCAGTCCCTCCTGCAGCAGCCTTTTGGCCAACTTAATATCCTCTTTAAAATATCTGGTATCCTTAATTTCTGAACGGAAGGTTTCATTAGCGCCATGAATGGCTGGAGCAACATCTCCATAAGCCGGAGTACCGTAAGGCAGCCCCTTTCGGTCAACCGCCATTGCGAGAGCTTTACGTATCTTCACATTATTAAATGGAGCTTCATTTACATTAAACTGATAATAATATAAACCGGCGTACGGATAAGTATATATTTCATTATTTGTATAAGCGGCTATCTGGTCATAATA
Proteins encoded:
- a CDS encoding ABC transporter substrate-binding protein, which codes for MRKFSSVLAGLLVAGSLLSACGGNNNNNGNAQGNTGGEGTPAPAATAADNSTAATDAPADDITQRKVTIKIHYPTPDLTEMRAQEDDRIKRFQAEYPNVEIIKDDWQYSVSEIGIKMAANEAPTFFNTYATEAKFLVEKGWAADITELWNAYEYKEQINPVLQNQFLIDGKMYGVTQKGYVTTTMINKKMLDDKGVTVPPMDWTWDDMLNTAKGVADAKKGISGIAPMGKGNEAGWNWTNFLFEAGGEIQNVEGGKVVATFNSEAGVKALDFYKKLRWEAEAIPQDWALGWGDAVGAFQQGRTAMVMAGSDGVIEQALNQGGLKPADVLTYPMPAAEKGGKHTGVLGGDYLVINPNASKDEQEMAFRYITFDYFSDKGLEALDAILQQRKADGKYFIPPLLDYYAADSEFGKKTKAVYDKYSDIVYQYNPEIMALLDGKPEAQYNTQDYYATMSNVIQELFSKKGTDSKAQLDAAAKTVQEQFFDTITVE
- a CDS encoding response regulator gives rise to the protein MFNILVVDDEPLICKGLSNLLASSGLDIGNIYTAGSGFEALDCIRMEEVDLLVTDIQMGAMSGIELMQHAKLAKPWVQAIVISAHETFQYAQMAVRLGAKDYLIKPLNSEQFLDSVRNVLLKMDRPSPELAGFMAGAGESFRLEEPLPAYSEVLNSLLTDSAAVMGAEERMRKLDELKLQGPYFAVLKIKLPLPGADSGAPYSLRDRGLLRYGALNIAKELLDQEWDSTAFYSPEEEITVIIQWDEKSYEEAGGGQVSRLDVLGRSLHFNIHKFLHLNAVIGISQILKGLPFMEVLNRQASRAILWNKEHNDHYVFYYGDFNWNSYTGAGEPSAEELHTRSNLIVQKAKEYIDENYAQKGLTIHEVAKKNHVSPNYLSYLFKKNTGHNLWEYVIKLRMEESRELIQHTDLRRYEIAERVGYESPEHFSKIFKKYYGISPSELKK
- a CDS encoding carbohydrate ABC transporter permease produces the protein MFLVPAIVIFIMFMWVPIFKGFLYSFYTVDFVKGNSFVGFENYARALTDPDVLIAIQNTLYYMLLCLVVGFWVPIAFAIAISELRKFGGFVRVAAYLPYVMPAVVLYGLWRWLYDPVGPVNALLGTMGADQIPFLTDSRWSMLSLVFMETWQQFGSGMLIYLAAVLSIPRDWYEAAEIDGAGVWARIRHITLPSLRNLIILMLILQIIATSQGYQSQLALLDGGPNKTTLTYALLIVKYAFTRLDYGTATALGMLMFIVLGGLGILQFRLNKEDN
- a CDS encoding cache domain-containing sensor histidine kinase; this translates as MLSALIKPIVRLNVKQQLILLFVIMLTPILVLNSYGNYKAEQVLKRHVTNAYVELNKQNFAIINRDIDTVNKITSTVIQNPFLQQLNMSGLDPIMERVERYETIEKLLGSYSQGAERGDVIYYSLYVYDPNNYYFFAPNFPQVKKAGVYFFTKEEEPFWFRQAVEQKGRGYLMFMDRLSPQAEDLKTLTYVRAVNNIYLGAGTIGVLVVTKMEAKIGESLKSISLPDGEIYLTDMNNRVLASSTSSTGEIIELPDGAEIGDPEGTVDVITDDFIYVVNNNHMLGQKLVYKVPVKALLQQQNEMKRVIQYITVAYALFGLIIITYFWRSLMTPLQKLAFFVRKYEPGNRVPETPKRGSNDEVSVLISSTYDMARRLNGLIMYKYQMELKQKESQLQLLYQQINPHLLYNTLESIYWKSSLEGNVESAEMIKELSKLMKISLSRGRELITLEEELEHAGAYIKLQQHRYDYVFTVTWNIAAETKSNLIPKITLQPLIENAIIHGVKNMEEDGEIIITAAAMEDRVLITIEDNGYKQADYEAITRILKDESPNPASGYGIRNINQRVQLHYGPDYGITYGPRAGGGTVAAVLLPKTEVQE
- the adhE gene encoding bifunctional acetaldehyde-CoA/alcohol dehydrogenase; protein product: MAVKNEVAAQVKQTTAEEYIQTLVDKAKKALDAFMELDQEQVNTIVHAMALAGLDKHMYLAKLAVEETGRGVYEDKITKNIFSTEYIWHGIKYDKTVGVIEDNAYENFQKIAEPVGIVMGITPVTNPTSTTMFKALISAKTRNPIIFGFHPSAQECSAAAAKILHDAGVKAGAPENFIQWIELPTMDKTNALMNNPDVALILATGGSAMVKAAYSCGKPALGVGPGNVPAFIEKSADIDQAVTDIILSKTFDNGMICASEQAVIIEEAIFDQVKKKMIANGCYFVNKDEAAKLTNGAMNVEKCAVNPAIVGQSAVKIAEMCGIQVPAGTKILVAEIEGVGTKYPLSAEKLSPVLACYKVKNADQGIERAAEIVEFGGMGHSSAIHSNNEEVIMKFSHRLQTGRILVNSPSTHGAIGDIYNTNIPSLTLGCGSYGRNSVSQNVTAINLINVKRVNRRTVNMQWFKVPDKIYFEKGSTQYLAKMPNITRVAIITDPMMVKLGYVERVEHYLRQRQTPVAIEVFSEVEPDPSTTTVEKGTAMMNRFQPDCIIALGGGSPMDAAKGMWLFYEHPDVDFNNLKQKFMDIRKRVYKYPTLGQKAKFVAIPTTSGTGSEVTSFAVITDKTAGNNTKYPLADYELTPDVAIIDPEFVYSLPRTAVADTGMDVLTHAIEAYVSVMASDYSDGLAIKAIQLVFQYLEKSALQADKVAREKMHNASTLAGMAFANAFLGINHSLAHKWGGQYHTAHGRTNAILMPHVIRYNAKKPTKFASFPKYSHFVADERYAEIARILGLPARTTEEGVTSLINAIRDMNKKLGIEESFSALGFDPKDFESRVDYLADRAFEDQCTTANPKLPLVSELADVYRNAFYGRFDV
- a CDS encoding carbohydrate ABC transporter permease; amino-acid sequence: MKSVERGILSEHDLKKTSNKVVYGIMVLCIAVMVFTMMYPILMTMFNGLKSNVEVNSFPPHFFPQEWHFGNLKDAVNYIDLLKYLKNTIYIFAGNMVMTLVVLGMASFSISRMNVPYRKAFYFFFLMTLFIPATSYMIPNFVNLKELGLLNQYAAFWLPAGANTFYFLLLKNFFDGIHPEIFEAARIDGASEPRSFFVIAVPLSVPIFATLAIFIFSTAWNDWFWPSLVMHSEEKYTLATSIYKYVISVKALNTNIKFAILFLVSLPPILVFLIFQKFIMRGVALSAVKG